One stretch of Qipengyuania gelatinilytica DNA includes these proteins:
- a CDS encoding uracil-DNA glycosylase: MSESVPAGWKTVLEPVLASEEARQLGGWLRAEEDAGKTVYPPRGSRLKALELTPLDAVKVVILGQDPYHGPGQAMGLSFAVPEGVKVPPSLRNIYKELEADLGIAAPAHGDLSKWARQGVLLLNNTLTVEAGQAGSHAGRGWDAVTDACVAAVAAREAPSVFILWGSHAQAKAERISGLRDGRHHLIETPHPSPLSAYRGFFGSQPFSRSNSFLEANGRGAIDWSV; encoded by the coding sequence ATGAGCGAGAGCGTACCTGCGGGCTGGAAGACCGTCCTCGAACCTGTGCTGGCGAGCGAGGAAGCACGCCAGCTGGGTGGCTGGCTGCGTGCAGAGGAAGACGCGGGCAAAACGGTCTATCCGCCGCGCGGCAGCCGGTTGAAGGCGCTGGAGCTTACCCCGCTGGACGCAGTGAAGGTCGTGATCCTGGGGCAGGATCCCTACCACGGGCCGGGTCAGGCGATGGGCCTGAGTTTTGCCGTTCCAGAAGGCGTCAAAGTGCCTCCCTCCCTGCGCAACATCTACAAGGAGCTGGAGGCGGACCTCGGTATCGCGGCGCCTGCCCATGGCGACCTCAGCAAGTGGGCGCGGCAGGGCGTGCTGCTGCTCAACAATACGCTCACGGTCGAGGCCGGGCAGGCGGGCAGCCATGCCGGGCGCGGCTGGGACGCGGTGACCGATGCCTGCGTCGCGGCAGTGGCGGCGCGTGAAGCGCCATCCGTGTTCATCCTGTGGGGCAGCCATGCGCAGGCCAAGGCAGAGCGGATCTCGGGGCTACGTGATGGGCGGCATCACCTTATCGAGACCCCACACCCGAGCCCGCTGTCCGCCTATCGCGGGTTCTTTGGCTCGCAGCCTTTCAGCCGGTCCAACAGCTTTCTCGAGGCGAACGGACGCGGGGCGATCGACTGGTCCGTCTGA
- the lptC gene encoding LPS export ABC transporter periplasmic protein LptC — protein MVFSKRRIETQEAKQLRSRRQQFAAPGGSHDKLVKFLARTLPMGVGVVAALMVITPLSPRGEISFLLDRNEVAVITERLRVDNALYRGQDEQGRPFSLTAGEAVQKSSVEGIVRMDDLVARLLMNDGPARVEAPGGQYDINEEVVAINGTMRMEAADGYRMRASGVSLDLEAKTLEGSGGVEGAVPAGTFSANRLDADLTERRITLSGNAKLRMEPGKLRMP, from the coding sequence ATGGTATTCAGCAAGCGCAGGATCGAAACGCAGGAGGCGAAGCAGTTGCGCTCGCGCCGCCAGCAATTCGCTGCGCCGGGCGGAAGCCATGACAAGCTGGTCAAGTTCCTCGCCCGCACGCTGCCGATGGGCGTTGGCGTCGTCGCCGCGCTGATGGTGATTACGCCCCTGAGCCCGCGCGGCGAGATCAGCTTCCTGCTCGACCGCAACGAAGTGGCCGTGATCACCGAGCGGCTGCGTGTCGACAATGCGCTCTACCGCGGACAGGACGAACAGGGACGGCCCTTCTCGCTCACCGCTGGCGAAGCCGTCCAGAAATCGAGCGTGGAAGGCATCGTGCGGATGGACGATCTCGTCGCCCGCCTGCTGATGAACGACGGGCCTGCTCGCGTCGAAGCGCCGGGTGGGCAATATGACATCAACGAGGAAGTGGTCGCCATCAACGGCACCATGCGCATGGAAGCCGCCGATGGCTATCGCATGCGCGCGAGCGGCGTATCGCTCGACCTTGAGGCAAAGACACTCGAAGGCTCTGGCGGTGTCGAGGGCGCAGTGCCCGCGGGCACTTTCAGCGCCAACCGGCTCGATGCCGACCTGACCGAACGCCGGATAACCCTGTCGGGCAATGCAAAACTGCGCATGGAACCCGGAAAGCTGAGGATGCCGTGA
- a CDS encoding WYL domain-containing protein: MQHESTFNFVQAVLAEAMRKRLMISAVYNSSTLTLAPHQIVLRNDAFYLGSVNPNKSRRVDEAPALGYFKVDGLSQVSLTDEPFDPLPPEACLPVRDDDQVIASLD; the protein is encoded by the coding sequence ATGCAACATGAATCCACTTTCAACTTTGTGCAGGCCGTCCTGGCCGAAGCGATGCGCAAGCGGCTCATGATCAGCGCGGTCTACAATTCCAGCACGCTGACCCTGGCCCCCCATCAGATCGTGCTGCGCAATGATGCCTTCTATCTGGGATCGGTCAATCCCAACAAGAGCCGCCGCGTCGACGAGGCTCCCGCGCTCGGCTATTTCAAGGTCGATGGTTTGTCGCAGGTCAGCCTGACGGACGAGCCTTTTGACCCGCTCCCTCCCGAAGCCTGCCTGCCGGTACGTGACGACGATCAAGTGATCGCCAGCCTCGACTGA
- a CDS encoding ribonuclease D: MAVHFHEEDLPEGVLADGPVAVDTETMGLVTIRDRLCVVQISDGNGDEHLVRFGPESTYDAPNLKAVLGDPERLKLFHFARFDLAAIEYYLGVTAAPCYCTKIASKLVRTYTDRHGLKNLVEELLGENISKAQQSSDWGGPELNQAQREYAASDVRFLHRMKEELDRRLEREGRTELAQACFDFLPARAHLDILGWQDHDIFSHMG; the protein is encoded by the coding sequence ATGGCAGTTCATTTCCACGAAGAAGACCTTCCCGAAGGCGTCCTCGCCGATGGCCCCGTGGCCGTCGATACCGAAACCATGGGTCTCGTCACCATCCGTGACCGGCTGTGTGTCGTGCAGATCAGCGACGGCAATGGCGACGAGCATCTCGTGCGCTTCGGCCCCGAGAGCACCTATGACGCGCCCAACCTCAAGGCGGTTCTGGGCGATCCGGAGCGGTTGAAACTGTTCCACTTCGCGCGCTTCGACCTTGCCGCGATCGAGTATTATCTCGGGGTCACTGCGGCGCCATGCTATTGCACCAAGATCGCCAGCAAGCTGGTGCGCACCTATACCGATCGCCACGGCCTGAAGAACCTCGTCGAGGAACTGCTCGGCGAGAATATTTCCAAGGCACAGCAGTCGTCCGACTGGGGCGGCCCCGAACTCAACCAGGCCCAGCGCGAATATGCCGCGAGCGACGTGCGCTTCCTCCACCGGATGAAGGAAGAACTCGACCGCAGGCTGGAACGCGAAGGTCGCACGGAACTTGCGCAGGCCTGTTTCGATTTCCTTCCTGCACGCGCCCATCTCGACATCCTGGGATGGCAGGATCACGATATATTCAGCCATATGGGCTGA
- a CDS encoding glutamate synthase subunit beta: MGKETGFLEYDREDRTYIDPAERLKNYKEFTVPQPEEALRKQAARCMNCGIPYCHNGCPVNNIIPDWNHLVYENDWKNALEVLHSTNNFPEFTGRICPAPCEAACTLNIVDAPVTIKSIECAIIDRGFKEGWVKPQPAEKQTGKSVAVIGSGPAGLAAAQQLARAGHAVTVFEKSDRIGGLLRYGIPDFKMEKHLINRRAVQMEAEGVQFRTSSEVGVEVSFEALKENFDAVVLAGGAEEARMLDIPGSELSGVRLAMEFLTQQNKRNAGDDEVRAAPRGSLTATGKHVIVIGGGDTGSDCVGTSNRQGAASVTQLEIMPKPPEHEDKAMTWPDWPVKLRTSSSHEEGVERDWAVMTKRVVEEGGDVAGLECVRIEWVDGKIKEIEGSEFTLKADLILLAMGFTGPKRRGLLDRAGVELDGRGNVAADTQWYLTSEPNVFACGDMRRGQSLVVWAIREGRQCARAVDEALMGVSDLPR; this comes from the coding sequence ATGGGCAAGGAAACCGGCTTTCTCGAATACGATCGCGAGGATCGCACGTATATCGACCCCGCGGAGCGGTTGAAGAACTACAAGGAATTCACGGTCCCGCAGCCCGAAGAGGCACTGCGCAAGCAGGCCGCGCGCTGCATGAACTGCGGCATTCCTTACTGTCACAACGGCTGTCCGGTGAACAACATCATCCCGGACTGGAACCACCTCGTCTATGAAAACGACTGGAAGAACGCGCTCGAAGTCCTGCACTCGACGAACAACTTCCCCGAGTTCACCGGCCGCATCTGCCCCGCCCCGTGCGAGGCGGCCTGCACGCTCAACATCGTCGACGCGCCGGTGACGATCAAAAGCATCGAATGCGCGATCATCGACCGCGGCTTCAAGGAAGGCTGGGTCAAGCCGCAGCCGGCGGAAAAGCAGACCGGCAAGTCGGTCGCCGTGATCGGTTCGGGCCCGGCAGGCCTCGCCGCCGCGCAGCAGCTTGCCCGCGCAGGCCATGCGGTGACCGTCTTCGAAAAGTCCGACCGGATCGGCGGACTGCTTCGCTACGGCATCCCCGACTTCAAGATGGAGAAGCACCTCATCAACCGCCGCGCGGTGCAGATGGAAGCCGAGGGCGTCCAGTTCCGCACGTCGAGCGAAGTCGGCGTGGAAGTCAGCTTCGAGGCGCTGAAGGAGAATTTCGACGCGGTGGTTCTGGCAGGCGGCGCGGAAGAAGCGCGGATGCTCGACATCCCCGGCTCCGAATTGTCGGGCGTCCGCCTGGCTATGGAATTCCTTACCCAGCAGAACAAGCGCAATGCGGGCGACGACGAAGTGCGCGCCGCCCCGCGCGGCAGCCTGACCGCGACGGGCAAGCACGTCATCGTGATCGGCGGCGGTGACACCGGCAGCGACTGCGTTGGCACCAGCAACCGTCAGGGCGCGGCGAGCGTCACCCAGCTCGAAATCATGCCCAAGCCTCCCGAGCACGAGGACAAGGCGATGACTTGGCCCGACTGGCCGGTAAAGCTGCGCACCTCCTCCAGCCACGAGGAAGGCGTCGAGCGCGACTGGGCGGTGATGACCAAGCGCGTGGTCGAGGAAGGTGGCGATGTCGCCGGTCTCGAATGCGTGCGCATCGAATGGGTCGATGGCAAGATCAAGGAGATCGAGGGCAGCGAGTTCACGCTCAAGGCCGACCTCATCCTCCTCGCCATGGGCTTCACCGGCCCCAAGCGCCGCGGATTGCTCGACCGGGCAGGTGTGGAACTGGACGGCCGCGGCAATGTCGCTGCAGACACGCAATGGTATCTCACCAGCGAACCCAACGTCTTCGCCTGCGGCGACATGCGACGCGGCCAGAGCCTGGTCGTCTGGGCTATCCGTGAAGGCCGCCAGTGCGCACGGGCTGTAGACGAGGCGCTGATGGGGGTTAGCGACCTGCCGAGGTGA
- the gltB gene encoding glutamate synthase large subunit encodes MQVPAHHAPGKGPDTQGLYDPRNEHDACGVGMVAHIKGEKSHAIIEQALTILANLDHRGAVGADPLLGDGAGLLIQTPDPLIRKWAEAEGHMLPGEGDYALAMCFLPQEDEAREFVEKQLERFAEKEGQRVVGWRDVPTTLDGLGDAVIASMPVIRQCVIARGTNCVDNDAFERKLVVIRKQTLNPLAALEEKHDIPGLSQAYIPSFSSRTVVYKGLLLANQVGSFYDDLRDPDCVSALGLVHQRFSTNTFPSWRLAHPYRFMAHNGEINTVRGNVNWMEARRRTMESELLGADLDKMWPLIPHGQSDTACLDNALELLLTGGYSLAHSMMMLMPEAWAKNEQMDPARRAFYEYHAALMEPWDGPAAVCFTDGKQIGACLDRNGLRPARWCTTKDDLVVLASESGVLPFAEEDITRKWRLQPGKMLLIDLEQGRIVEDEELKAELAAAQPYEAWLERAQYKLADLDHIEPDLSEIAESDIPLLKRQQAFGYTQEDLSRFLEPMAANGEDPIGSMGTDTPIAVLSEKSRLLYDYFKQNFAQVTNPPIDPIREELVMSLLSMIGPRPNLLGRDGGTHKRLEVSQPILTNDDLAKIRSVEVALDGAFRTATIDITWDASTGADGLAMALKEMCWAATEAVLGDANILILSDREQGPERIAMPALLATAAVHHQLVRQGLRMQTGLVIETGEAREVHHFCALAGYGAEGINPYLAFETLEELRAKKLPDLDPEEVQKNFVKGVGKGILKVMSKMGISTYQSYCGAQIFDAVGLSSEFVEAYFAGTATTIEGIGLKEVARETVKRHAQAFGDSPLYKGMLDVGGIYQYRIRGEDHAWTPQNIASLQHAVRGNDIKNYDDFARSINEQSERLLTIRGLMELEKAERPLDISEVEPAAEIVKRFSTGAMSFGSISHEAHSTLAIAMNRIGGRSNTGEGGEEPERFRPLDNGDSMRSRIKQVASGRFGVTTEYLVNSDDIQIKMAQGAKPGEGGQLPGHKVDKRIGKVRHSTPGVGLISPPPHHDIYSIEDLAQLIHDLKNVQPDSRISVKLVSEVGVGTVAAGVSKSKADHITISGYEGGTGASPLTSLTHAGSPWEIGLAETQQTLLLNDLRSRIAVQVDGGLRTGRDVAIGALLGADEFGFATAPLIAAGCIMMRKCHLNTCPVGVATQDPELRKRFTGTPEHVINYFFFVAEELRAIMAEMGFRTVEEMVGRVDKIDMRRVTRHWKAHGVDLTRILHAVSMREGQPLHHTETQDHGLGAAMDVELIEACKPAIESGQAVQVSREIRNVNRTVGTMLSGRIAEAYGHAGLPQDTIRIDLTGVAGQSFGAWLAHGVTMSLTGDANDYVGKGLSGGRIAVKPPESVGREPTDNIIVGNTVLYGAIAGEAYFAGVAGERFAVRNSGAVAVVEGTGDHALEYMTGGTVCILGKTGRNVAAGMSGGIAYVYDPDGEFTRLVNHAQVDVLDVHPGDGDGADRSWGKPQQRAVSVDNPGMGDPLYHDAERLKVLIERHHLHTGSARAKALLDDWANELKNFRKVMPRDYARALKTLEDEREDAAMEAAE; translated from the coding sequence ATGCAGGTTCCGGCTCATCACGCTCCCGGTAAGGGGCCCGACACGCAGGGCCTCTACGATCCGCGTAACGAACACGATGCCTGTGGCGTCGGCATGGTCGCGCATATCAAGGGCGAGAAAAGCCACGCGATCATCGAACAGGCGCTGACCATCCTCGCCAATCTCGACCATCGCGGCGCGGTCGGCGCAGACCCGTTGCTGGGCGATGGCGCGGGCCTGTTGATCCAGACGCCCGACCCGCTGATCCGCAAATGGGCCGAAGCCGAAGGCCACATGCTGCCGGGCGAAGGCGATTACGCGCTCGCCATGTGCTTCCTCCCGCAGGAAGACGAGGCACGCGAATTCGTCGAGAAGCAGCTCGAACGCTTTGCCGAGAAGGAAGGCCAGCGCGTCGTGGGCTGGCGCGACGTGCCGACCACCCTCGACGGGCTTGGCGATGCAGTGATCGCATCGATGCCGGTGATCCGCCAATGCGTGATCGCGCGCGGCACGAACTGCGTCGACAACGATGCCTTCGAACGCAAGCTGGTGGTCATCCGCAAGCAGACGCTCAACCCGCTCGCCGCGCTCGAGGAAAAGCACGATATTCCGGGCCTCAGCCAGGCCTATATTCCGAGCTTCTCCAGCCGCACGGTGGTCTACAAGGGCCTGCTGCTCGCGAACCAGGTCGGCAGTTTCTACGACGATCTGCGCGATCCCGATTGCGTTTCGGCGCTCGGTCTCGTGCACCAGCGTTTCAGCACCAACACCTTCCCCAGCTGGCGTCTCGCGCACCCCTATCGCTTCATGGCGCATAATGGCGAAATCAACACGGTTCGCGGCAATGTGAACTGGATGGAAGCGCGCCGCCGCACGATGGAGAGCGAACTGCTGGGCGCCGACCTGGACAAGATGTGGCCGCTGATCCCGCACGGGCAGTCGGACACGGCCTGCCTCGACAACGCGCTCGAGCTGCTGCTGACGGGCGGATACAGCCTGGCGCATTCGATGATGATGCTCATGCCCGAAGCCTGGGCGAAGAATGAGCAGATGGATCCCGCGCGCCGCGCCTTTTACGAATATCATGCCGCGCTGATGGAGCCTTGGGACGGCCCCGCTGCCGTGTGCTTCACCGACGGCAAGCAAATCGGCGCCTGCCTCGACCGCAACGGCCTGCGCCCCGCACGCTGGTGCACCACCAAGGACGACCTCGTCGTGCTCGCTTCGGAAAGCGGCGTGCTGCCGTTCGCCGAGGAAGACATCACCCGCAAGTGGCGCCTCCAGCCGGGCAAGATGCTGCTGATCGACCTCGAACAGGGACGCATCGTCGAGGACGAGGAACTCAAGGCCGAACTCGCCGCAGCACAGCCCTACGAGGCATGGCTCGAAAGGGCGCAGTACAAGCTCGCCGACCTCGACCATATCGAGCCCGACCTTTCCGAGATCGCCGAAAGCGACATCCCGTTGCTCAAGCGCCAACAGGCATTCGGCTATACGCAGGAAGACCTCTCGCGCTTCCTCGAACCGATGGCCGCCAATGGCGAGGATCCGATCGGTTCGATGGGCACCGACACGCCGATCGCCGTGCTCAGCGAAAAGAGCCGGCTGCTCTACGATTATTTCAAGCAGAACTTCGCGCAGGTCACCAACCCGCCGATCGACCCGATCCGCGAAGAGCTGGTGATGAGCCTGCTGTCGATGATCGGCCCGCGCCCGAACCTGCTCGGCCGCGATGGCGGTACGCACAAGCGCCTCGAAGTCAGCCAGCCCATCCTCACCAATGACGACCTGGCGAAAATCCGTTCGGTCGAGGTGGCGCTGGATGGCGCGTTCCGCACGGCCACCATCGACATCACCTGGGATGCCAGCACCGGCGCCGATGGCCTCGCCATGGCGTTGAAGGAAATGTGCTGGGCCGCGACCGAGGCCGTGCTCGGCGATGCCAATATCCTGATCCTGTCGGACCGCGAACAGGGGCCCGAGCGCATTGCCATGCCCGCCCTGCTGGCTACGGCAGCGGTCCACCACCAGCTGGTGCGCCAGGGCCTGCGCATGCAGACCGGCCTCGTCATCGAGACGGGCGAAGCGCGCGAAGTGCATCATTTCTGCGCGCTTGCCGGTTATGGCGCGGAAGGCATCAATCCCTATCTCGCCTTCGAAACGCTCGAGGAACTTCGTGCAAAAAAGCTGCCCGACCTCGACCCGGAGGAAGTCCAGAAGAACTTCGTCAAGGGCGTGGGCAAGGGCATCCTCAAGGTCATGTCCAAGATGGGCATCTCGACCTACCAGTCATACTGCGGCGCGCAGATCTTCGACGCAGTCGGCCTGTCGAGCGAATTCGTCGAAGCCTATTTCGCAGGCACGGCGACCACGATCGAGGGCATCGGCCTGAAGGAAGTCGCGCGCGAGACCGTGAAGCGCCATGCGCAGGCTTTCGGCGACAGCCCGCTCTACAAGGGCATGCTCGATGTCGGCGGGATCTACCAGTATCGCATCCGCGGCGAGGACCATGCCTGGACCCCGCAGAATATCGCCAGCCTGCAGCATGCCGTGCGCGGCAACGACATCAAGAATTACGATGACTTCGCCCGATCGATCAACGAGCAGTCCGAACGCCTGCTGACGATCCGCGGACTGATGGAACTGGAGAAGGCCGAGCGCCCGCTCGACATTTCGGAAGTCGAACCGGCTGCCGAGATCGTGAAGCGTTTCAGCACCGGCGCAATGAGCTTCGGTTCGATCAGCCACGAGGCGCATTCGACCCTCGCCATCGCGATGAACCGTATCGGCGGCCGCTCGAACACTGGCGAAGGCGGCGAGGAGCCCGAACGCTTCCGCCCGCTCGACAATGGCGATTCGATGCGCAGCCGCATCAAGCAGGTCGCTTCGGGCCGCTTCGGCGTAACCACCGAATATCTCGTCAATTCGGACGATATCCAGATCAAGATGGCGCAGGGTGCAAAGCCCGGCGAAGGCGGCCAGCTGCCCGGCCACAAGGTCGACAAGCGGATCGGCAAGGTGCGCCATTCGACGCCCGGCGTAGGCCTGATCTCGCCGCCGCCGCACCACGACATCTACTCGATCGAGGATCTGGCGCAGCTGATCCACGATTTGAAGAACGTCCAGCCGGACAGCCGTATCTCGGTGAAGCTGGTGTCCGAAGTCGGCGTGGGCACGGTCGCTGCAGGCGTCTCCAAGTCCAAGGCCGATCACATCACAATCTCGGGCTATGAAGGCGGCACCGGCGCAAGCCCGCTGACCAGCCTGACGCATGCCGGGTCCCCTTGGGAAATCGGCCTTGCCGAGACGCAGCAGACGCTGCTCCTCAACGATCTTCGCAGCCGCATCGCGGTGCAGGTCGACGGCGGGCTGCGCACGGGCCGCGATGTCGCGATCGGCGCGCTTCTGGGCGCGGACGAGTTCGGCTTCGCCACCGCCCCGCTGATCGCGGCGGGCTGCATAATGATGCGCAAGTGCCACCTCAATACCTGCCCGGTCGGCGTGGCGACGCAGGACCCGGAACTGCGCAAGCGCTTCACCGGCACGCCCGAACACGTCATCAACTACTTCTTCTTCGTCGCCGAGGAACTGCGTGCGATCATGGCCGAAATGGGCTTCCGCACGGTCGAGGAAATGGTCGGCCGCGTCGACAAGATCGACATGCGCCGCGTGACGCGTCACTGGAAGGCACATGGCGTCGACCTGACCCGTATCCTTCACGCGGTCTCGATGCGCGAAGGCCAGCCGCTCCACCACACCGAAACGCAGGATCACGGCCTTGGCGCTGCGATGGACGTCGAACTGATCGAGGCCTGCAAGCCGGCCATCGAAAGCGGGCAGGCGGTCCAGGTCAGCCGCGAGATCCGCAATGTGAACCGCACCGTGGGCACCATGCTCTCGGGCCGGATCGCAGAGGCTTACGGTCATGCCGGACTGCCGCAGGACACGATCCGCATCGACCTGACCGGGGTCGCCGGTCAGAGCTTCGGCGCTTGGCTCGCGCATGGTGTGACCATGAGCCTGACCGGCGATGCAAACGACTATGTCGGCAAGGGCCTTTCGGGAGGCCGCATTGCGGTCAAACCGCCGGAAAGCGTCGGCCGCGAGCCGACCGACAACATCATCGTCGGCAATACCGTCCTTTACGGTGCGATCGCGGGCGAGGCCTATTTCGCAGGCGTTGCAGGCGAACGTTTCGCGGTCCGGAATTCGGGCGCTGTCGCGGTGGTCGAGGGCACGGGAGACCATGCGCTCGAATACATGACCGGCGGCACCGTCTGCATCCTCGGCAAGACCGGGCGCAACGTGGCCGCGGGCATGAGCGGCGGTATCGCCTATGTCTACGATCCCGACGGCGAGTTCACCCGCCTCGTCAACCACGCGCAGGTCGACGTGCTCGACGTGCACCCGGGCGATGGCGACGGCGCTGATAGGAGCTGGGGCAAACCGCAGCAGCGCGCCGTCAGTGTCGACAATCCGGGCATGGGCGATCCGCTCTACCACGACGCCGAACGGCTGAAGGTGCTGATCGAACGTCACCACCTGCACACCGGCTCGGCCCGCGCCAAGGCGCTGCTCGATGATTGGGCGAACGAACTGAAGAACTTCCGCAAGGTGATGCCGCGCGACTACGCACGCGCGCTCAAGACGCTCGAGGACGAGCGCGAGGATGCGGCAATGGAGGCTGCAGAGTAA
- a CDS encoding TraR/DksA family transcriptional regulator — protein sequence MDARRDVGHHAPMTEKEAKERLIARREALDAEDAANADSRDTVELQQDSVGRLSRMDALQQQAMAQATARRRVAERTRIEAALARLEEGEWGWSTACGKEIAEKRLAHDPSVAKCVECAG from the coding sequence ATGGACGCGCGCCGCGATGTCGGACACCATGCGCCCATGACCGAGAAGGAAGCCAAGGAACGCCTGATCGCACGGCGCGAGGCGCTCGACGCTGAAGACGCGGCGAATGCGGATTCTCGAGACACGGTCGAATTGCAGCAGGACAGCGTCGGCCGCCTCAGCCGGATGGACGCATTGCAGCAGCAGGCGATGGCCCAGGCCACCGCGCGGCGAAGAGTGGCCGAACGCACACGGATCGAAGCGGCGCTGGCGCGGCTCGAGGAGGGCGAATGGGGCTGGAGCACGGCTTGTGGTAAAGAGATCGCCGAGAAGCGGCTGGCGCATGATCCAAGCGTGGCAAAGTGTGTGGAGTGTGCGGGTTAG
- a CDS encoding LptA/OstA family protein, translating to MKSHVPTMIKSAAAGFALTAVALGGIQLSAQAIASHNSNAPVSFDAGRIELQDRQDRVVLSGNVIITQAGLTLNANRTIVNYSDVGTLQIQRIMATGGVSVTRGNERAQGDTAVYDFNRRIITMAGNVRLNRGGDTLNGGRLVIDLASGVSSIDGRSSGSSSVTGEGNSSNGRVTGTFSVPEN from the coding sequence ATGAAAAGCCACGTCCCCACCATGATCAAGAGCGCCGCCGCAGGCTTTGCGCTTACCGCCGTGGCGCTGGGCGGCATCCAGCTGTCCGCGCAGGCGATTGCAAGCCACAATTCGAACGCTCCGGTCAGTTTCGACGCCGGTCGCATCGAATTGCAGGACCGCCAGGACCGCGTCGTGCTTTCCGGTAATGTCATCATCACGCAGGCAGGGCTGACGCTCAATGCCAACCGCACGATCGTCAATTATTCGGACGTGGGTACGCTGCAGATCCAGCGAATCATGGCCACCGGGGGCGTCAGCGTGACGCGCGGAAACGAGCGCGCGCAGGGCGATACGGCGGTCTACGACTTCAACCGCCGTATCATCACCATGGCGGGCAATGTGCGCCTCAACCGCGGCGGCGACACGCTCAATGGCGGCCGCCTCGTGATCGACCTTGCAAGCGGGGTGTCGAGCATCGACGGACGCTCGAGCGGCTCTTCCTCGGTGACGGGCGAGGGCAATTCCTCCAACGGCCGGGTCACGGGCACTTTCTCCGTTCCCGAGAACTGA
- a CDS encoding AAA family ATPase, with product MNSPNHVLITGCSSAGKTTLLDELWRRSLLTVGEPGRRVIAKGVDPITDLKGFIQEAEKLAVTDLQEAPPDALCFFDRGLLDALAAKERMGGPTLENSLGRGRPYRQSIFFADCWREIFTQDEGRQHSFDTARAESEHLKRRLPQLGYKLIYLPKAETEERANFVLRELGLG from the coding sequence GTGAACTCGCCTAATCACGTTTTGATTACGGGCTGCTCAAGTGCAGGCAAAACAACCTTGCTCGATGAGTTGTGGCGACGATCGCTTTTAACCGTCGGCGAACCGGGGCGCCGGGTTATCGCAAAAGGCGTCGATCCGATCACTGACCTGAAGGGCTTCATTCAGGAAGCTGAGAAGCTCGCGGTAACAGATTTGCAGGAGGCACCACCAGACGCTCTATGCTTTTTCGACCGCGGCCTGCTCGATGCTCTCGCCGCTAAAGAGCGGATGGGAGGCCCGACATTGGAAAACTCGCTCGGACGCGGGCGACCCTATCGCCAAAGCATATTTTTCGCGGACTGCTGGCGGGAGATTTTTACGCAGGATGAGGGCAGGCAGCACTCTTTTGATACGGCAAGAGCCGAGTCCGAACACCTTAAGCGCCGCTTGCCGCAGCTTGGCTACAAGCTCATCTACCTTCCTAAAGCCGAGACTGAAGAACGCGCGAATTTCGTGCTTCGGGAACTGGGGCTAGGTTAA